One window from the genome of Microtus ochrogaster isolate Prairie Vole_2 unplaced genomic scaffold, MicOch1.0 UNK49, whole genome shotgun sequence encodes:
- the Mpi gene encoding mannose-6-phosphate isomerase isoform X1, with amino-acid sequence MASQRVFPLSCVVQQYAWGKMGSNSEVACLLASSDPLAQISEDKPYAELWMGTHPRGDARILDNRISQKTLGQWIADNQDCLGPKVKDTFNGKLPFLFKVLSVETALSIQAHPNKELAQKLHLQAPQHYPDNNHKPEMAIALTSFQGLCGFRPVEEIVTFLKKVPEFQSLIGEEATAQLKQSVSGDPGAVAAALRNCFSHLMKSEKKVVVEQLNLLVKRISQQVSAGNSMDDICGKLLLQLHQQYPGDIGCFAIYFLNLLNLKPGEAMFLEANVPHAYLKGDCVECMACSDNTVRAGLTPKFIDVPTLCEMLNYIPSPSKDRLFAPTRSQDDPYLSIYDPPVPDFTVMKMEVPGSVTEYKVLAVDSASILLMVQGTVTATTPTVQAEIPLQRGGVLFIGANESVLLKLTVPKDLLIFRACCLL; translated from the exons ATGGCGAGTCAGCGAG TGTTCCCACTTTCCTGTGTGGTGCAGCAGTATGCCTGGGGGAAGATGGGCTCCAACAGCGAAGTGGCATGCCTGCTGGCTAGCAGTGACCCACTGGCCCAGATCTCAGAGGACAAGCCTTATGCAGAG CTGTGGATGGGGACGCATCCCCGGGGAGATGCCAGGATCCTTGACAACCGTATTTCCCAGAAGACATTAGGCCAGTGGATTGCCGACAACCAGGACTGCTTAGGCCCAAAGGTCAAAGACACCTTTAATGGCAAGCTGCCCTTCCTCTTCAAAGTGCTCTCCGTGGAAACAGCCCTGTCTATCCAGGCACACCCTAACAAG GAGCTGGCACAGAAGCTGCACCTCCAGGCTCCACAGCACTACCCGGATAACAACCACAAGCCTGAAATGGCCATCGCCCTCACCTCCTTCCAGGGCTTGTGTGGTTTCCGGCCAGTGGAGGAGATTGTGACCTTCCTGAAGA AGGTGCCTGAGTTCCAGTCCCTGATTGGAGAGGAGGCCACAGCACAGCTGAAGCAGAGCGTGAGCGGGGATCCTGGGGCTGTGGCCGCTGCTCTGAGGAATTGCTTCTCTCACCTGATGAAGAGTGAGaagaaggtggtggtggagcagcTTAACCTGTTGGTGAAGCGCATCTCCCAGCAAG TATCTGCCGGAAACAGCATGGATGACATTTGTGGGAAGCTCTTGCTGCAGCTGCACCAGCAGTACCCAGGTGATATCGGATGTTTCGCCATTTACTTCCTGAACCTGCTCAACTTGAAGCCGGGGGAAGCCATGTTTCTGGAGGCCAATGTGCCCCATGCCTACCTGAAGGGAG ACTGTGTGGAGTGCATGGCATGTTCAGACAATACTGTGCGTGCTGGCCTGACGCCCAAATTCATTGATGTGCCAACCCTGTGTGAAATGCTCAACTACATACCTAGCCCCAGCAAGGACAGGCTGTTTGCCCCAACACGGAGTCAAGATGACCCCTATCTCTCTATCTATGACCCCCCTGTGCCGGACTTCACTGTTATGAAGATGGAG GTCCCTGGCTCTGTCACTGAATACAAGGTCTTGGCAGTAGACTCTGCCAGCATCCTTCTCATGGTCCAAGGGACAGTGACAGCTACCACACCTACAGTTCAAGCAGAAATCCCTTTGCAGCGTGGTGGAGTGCTCTTCATTGGGGCCAATGAGAGTGTCTTGCTGAAGCTTACCGTGCCCAAGGATCTGCTCATCTTCCGGGCCTGCTGTCTGTTGTAG
- the Fam219b gene encoding protein FAM219B isoform X1, with protein sequence MAASEPQGHAVRMSTQGPRPGAAPDGAARASGLPSGRSGGAALRLGERPPAAMEKRGPYMVTRAPSIQAKLQKHRDLAKAVLRRKGMLGALPNRPDSSGKRSVKFNKGYTALSQSPDENLVSLDSDSDGELESRYSSGYSSAEQVNQDVSRQLLQDGYHLDEIPDDEDLDLIPPKPIASSSCSCCWCCLGDSSCTLQ encoded by the exons ATGGCGGCCTCAGAGCCCCAGGGGCACGCTGTGCGGATGTCCACCCAGGGACCCAGGCCTGGCGCGGCCCCAGACGGCGCGGCAAGAGCTTCAGGACTGCCCTCCGGACGGAGCGGCGGCGCGGCCCTCCGGCTCGGGGAACGCCCGCCGGCCGCTATGGAGAAACGGGGACCATACATGGTGACGCGCGCACCTTCCATTCAGGCTAAGCTTC AGAAGCACCGGGACCTGGCCAAGGCCGTTCTACGGAGAAAGGGCATGCTGGGGGCCTTACCGAACCGCCCCGATTCTTCAGGAAAAAG gTCAGTGAAGTTTAACAAGGGTTATACTGCTCTTAGCCAGAGTCCAGATGAAAACCTGGTGTCCCTTGACTCTGACAG TGATGGGGAGCTGGAATCCAGATACTCCTCCGGGTATTCCTCTGCAGAG cAGGTGAACCAGGATGTGAGCCGGCAGCTGCTGCAGGATGGATATCACCTGGATGAGATTCCAGATGACGAGGACCTGGACCTCATTCCCCCTAAGCCTATTGCCTCTTCCTCATGTTCTTGCTGCTGGTGCTGCCTTGGGGATTCTTCCTGTACCCTCCAGTAG
- the Fam219b gene encoding protein FAM219B isoform X2, which yields MAASEPQGHAVRMSTQGPRPGAAPDGAARASGLPSGRSGGAALRLGERPPAAMEKRGPYMVTRAPSIQAKLQKHRDLAKAVLRRKGMLGALPNRPDSSGKRSVKFNKGYTALSQSPDENLVSLDSDSDGELESRYSSGYSSAEVNQDVSRQLLQDGYHLDEIPDDEDLDLIPPKPIASSSCSCCWCCLGDSSCTLQ from the exons ATGGCGGCCTCAGAGCCCCAGGGGCACGCTGTGCGGATGTCCACCCAGGGACCCAGGCCTGGCGCGGCCCCAGACGGCGCGGCAAGAGCTTCAGGACTGCCCTCCGGACGGAGCGGCGGCGCGGCCCTCCGGCTCGGGGAACGCCCGCCGGCCGCTATGGAGAAACGGGGACCATACATGGTGACGCGCGCACCTTCCATTCAGGCTAAGCTTC AGAAGCACCGGGACCTGGCCAAGGCCGTTCTACGGAGAAAGGGCATGCTGGGGGCCTTACCGAACCGCCCCGATTCTTCAGGAAAAAG gTCAGTGAAGTTTAACAAGGGTTATACTGCTCTTAGCCAGAGTCCAGATGAAAACCTGGTGTCCCTTGACTCTGACAG TGATGGGGAGCTGGAATCCAGATACTCCTCCGGGTATTCCTCTGCAGAG GTGAACCAGGATGTGAGCCGGCAGCTGCTGCAGGATGGATATCACCTGGATGAGATTCCAGATGACGAGGACCTGGACCTCATTCCCCCTAAGCCTATTGCCTCTTCCTCATGTTCTTGCTGCTGGTGCTGCCTTGGGGATTCTTCCTGTACCCTCCAGTAG
- the Fam219b gene encoding protein FAM219B isoform X3, producing MAASEPQGHAVRMSTQGPRPGAAPDGAARASGLPSGRSGGAALRLGERPPAAMEKRGPYMVTRAPSIQAKLQKHRDLAKAVLRRKGMLGALPNRPDSSGKRSVKFNKGYTALSQSPDENLVSLDSDSR from the exons ATGGCGGCCTCAGAGCCCCAGGGGCACGCTGTGCGGATGTCCACCCAGGGACCCAGGCCTGGCGCGGCCCCAGACGGCGCGGCAAGAGCTTCAGGACTGCCCTCCGGACGGAGCGGCGGCGCGGCCCTCCGGCTCGGGGAACGCCCGCCGGCCGCTATGGAGAAACGGGGACCATACATGGTGACGCGCGCACCTTCCATTCAGGCTAAGCTTC AGAAGCACCGGGACCTGGCCAAGGCCGTTCTACGGAGAAAGGGCATGCTGGGGGCCTTACCGAACCGCCCCGATTCTTCAGGAAAAAG gTCAGTGAAGTTTAACAAGGGTTATACTGCTCTTAGCCAGAGTCCAGATGAAAACCTGGTGTCCCTTGACTCTGACAG cAGGTGA
- the Mpi gene encoding mannose-6-phosphate isomerase isoform X2, translated as MASQRVFPLSCVVQQYAWGKMGSNSEVACLLASSDPLAQISEDKPYAELWMGTHPRGDARILDNRISQKTLGQWIADNQDCLGPKVKDTFNGKLPFLFKVLSVETALSIQAHPNKELAQKLHLQAPQHYPDNNHKPEMAIALTSFQGLCGFRPVEEIVTFLKKVPEFQSLIGEEATAQLKQSVSGDPGAVAAALRNCFSHLMKSEKKVVVEQLNLLVKRISQQVSAGNSMDDICGKLLLQLHQQYPGDIGCFAIYFLNLLNLKPGEAMFLEANVPHAYLKGGHASGLS; from the exons ATGGCGAGTCAGCGAG TGTTCCCACTTTCCTGTGTGGTGCAGCAGTATGCCTGGGGGAAGATGGGCTCCAACAGCGAAGTGGCATGCCTGCTGGCTAGCAGTGACCCACTGGCCCAGATCTCAGAGGACAAGCCTTATGCAGAG CTGTGGATGGGGACGCATCCCCGGGGAGATGCCAGGATCCTTGACAACCGTATTTCCCAGAAGACATTAGGCCAGTGGATTGCCGACAACCAGGACTGCTTAGGCCCAAAGGTCAAAGACACCTTTAATGGCAAGCTGCCCTTCCTCTTCAAAGTGCTCTCCGTGGAAACAGCCCTGTCTATCCAGGCACACCCTAACAAG GAGCTGGCACAGAAGCTGCACCTCCAGGCTCCACAGCACTACCCGGATAACAACCACAAGCCTGAAATGGCCATCGCCCTCACCTCCTTCCAGGGCTTGTGTGGTTTCCGGCCAGTGGAGGAGATTGTGACCTTCCTGAAGA AGGTGCCTGAGTTCCAGTCCCTGATTGGAGAGGAGGCCACAGCACAGCTGAAGCAGAGCGTGAGCGGGGATCCTGGGGCTGTGGCCGCTGCTCTGAGGAATTGCTTCTCTCACCTGATGAAGAGTGAGaagaaggtggtggtggagcagcTTAACCTGTTGGTGAAGCGCATCTCCCAGCAAG TATCTGCCGGAAACAGCATGGATGACATTTGTGGGAAGCTCTTGCTGCAGCTGCACCAGCAGTACCCAGGTGATATCGGATGTTTCGCCATTTACTTCCTGAACCTGCTCAACTTGAAGCCGGGGGAAGCCATGTTTCTGGAGGCCAATGTGCCCCATGCCTACCTGAAGGGAG GGCATGCATCTGGCCTAAGTTAG